The following are encoded in a window of Desulfopila inferna genomic DNA:
- a CDS encoding ABC-F family ATP-binding cassette domain-containing protein, with product MIHLNGIYKQYGAQILFRNASLQILPRTRIGLVGPNGAGKTTVFRLITGEEIADKGEIACSKNTVIGYFSQDVAEMTGCSVLEEVMSAAGEIVELGQHMREMEAQMSLPLDDDALAELLERYGTITEIFEHRGGYDLDSRAKAVLSGLGFAEEEFSLPVETFSGGWKMRIALARILTVNPDVLLLDEPTNHLDIESILWLEEWLSNDYKGALLMTCHDRDFMNRMVSRIIEIANGQATTYNGDYDFYLREREIRREQLSASYRRQQEMLAKEEEFIARFAARVSHAAQVQSRIKKLEKIERIELPPEQKMMKFKFPIPPRSGDDVLHLRNLGKQWQTVDGEIKHVFSGLSGTIRRLEKIALVGVNGAGKSTLLKIIADQAEPTEGEAVLGTGVALGYFSQHAMDILNPEHTVFDAVREVLPLENIGTIRNLLAAFLFQGDDVDKRIANLSGGEKSRVVLAKLLARPLNFLVLDEPTNHLDILSREVLLEALRNFEGTVLLVCHDRHFLRSLINRVFEIDHGAMHIYEGDYDYYLRGTSTNLN from the coding sequence ATGATACATTTGAATGGAATTTATAAACAATACGGTGCCCAGATCCTCTTCAGGAACGCGTCCCTGCAGATCCTGCCACGGACACGCATCGGGCTCGTCGGTCCGAACGGCGCCGGCAAAACCACGGTTTTCCGCCTGATTACCGGCGAAGAAATAGCAGACAAGGGAGAGATAGCCTGTTCCAAAAACACCGTTATCGGTTATTTTTCTCAAGATGTCGCTGAGATGACGGGGTGTTCGGTGCTTGAGGAAGTTATGTCCGCTGCAGGAGAGATTGTCGAGCTCGGACAGCATATGCGCGAGATGGAGGCGCAGATGAGCCTGCCTCTTGATGATGATGCCCTGGCCGAGCTGCTGGAGCGTTACGGCACCATCACCGAGATTTTTGAGCATCGCGGCGGTTACGATCTCGACTCCAGGGCCAAGGCGGTGCTCAGCGGCCTCGGTTTTGCGGAAGAAGAATTCTCTTTGCCGGTGGAAACCTTCAGCGGCGGCTGGAAAATGCGGATCGCGCTGGCCCGGATCCTGACGGTAAATCCAGATGTCCTGCTGCTCGACGAGCCCACTAATCATCTCGATATCGAATCTATTCTCTGGCTTGAAGAATGGCTGAGCAACGACTACAAAGGGGCTCTGCTGATGACCTGCCATGACCGGGATTTTATGAACCGAATGGTTTCCCGGATCATTGAAATCGCCAATGGTCAAGCCACAACCTATAACGGTGATTACGATTTTTACCTGCGGGAGCGCGAGATTCGCCGGGAACAGCTGTCGGCAAGCTACCGCCGCCAGCAGGAGATGCTGGCCAAGGAAGAGGAATTTATCGCCAGATTCGCCGCCAGAGTCTCACATGCAGCCCAGGTACAGTCCCGCATCAAGAAGCTGGAAAAAATCGAGCGAATCGAGCTGCCGCCCGAACAGAAAATGATGAAGTTCAAATTTCCCATACCGCCTCGCAGCGGCGATGATGTCCTGCATCTGCGCAACCTCGGGAAACAATGGCAGACGGTCGACGGCGAAATCAAACACGTATTCAGCGGGCTTTCGGGGACGATCAGACGGCTGGAAAAAATCGCCCTGGTCGGCGTTAACGGTGCCGGCAAATCGACTCTGCTGAAAATCATAGCCGATCAGGCAGAACCTACGGAGGGTGAAGCAGTCTTGGGAACAGGGGTGGCCCTGGGATATTTCAGCCAGCATGCCATGGACATTCTTAATCCCGAGCATACAGTATTCGATGCAGTTCGCGAAGTCCTGCCGCTTGAGAATATCGGAACCATCCGCAACCTCCTTGCCGCCTTTCTCTTCCAGGGGGATGATGTCGACAAACGCATTGCCAACCTCTCCGGCGGCGAGAAGAGCAGGGTGGTGCTTGCCAAGCTGCTGGCCCGGCCTCTTAACTTTCTGGTGCTCGACGAGCCGACCAACCACCTCGATATTCTCTCGAGGGAGGTGCTGCTGGAAGCCTTGCGGAATTTCGAAGGTACAGTCCTGCTGGTATGTCATGACCGTCATTTTCTGCGTTCCCTGATCAATCGGGTGTTTGAAATAGATCATGGTGCGATGCATATTTATGAAGGTGATTACGATTACTACCTTCGCGGGACAAGCACCAATTTAAATTAA
- a CDS encoding alpha/beta fold hydrolase, protein MMKHIQAGVLNIAYREEGDPKGKPVLLLHGFPYDIHAYDAVVPLLVSQGCRVITPYLRGFGQTRFVNKDTPRSGQQAALAHDLLALMDVLSIGQATLAGYDWGGRAACIVAALRPERVKGLVSCCGYNIHNIPDSVHPEPPENEYRYWYQYYFHGERGRAGLERNRYEFCRLLWRLWSPHWHFSENVYQQTADSFHNPDFVEVVIHSYRHRFGLADGDPALEKTERQLTHQPQIPVPAIVLHGEADGVIAVEASANHGQFFTNTYERRILPSAGHNVPQENPNDFAEAVLSFY, encoded by the coding sequence ATAATGAAGCATATACAGGCGGGAGTGCTGAACATCGCTTATCGGGAAGAAGGCGATCCGAAAGGGAAGCCGGTATTACTTCTCCATGGTTTTCCTTATGATATTCATGCATATGATGCGGTGGTGCCTCTTTTGGTTTCCCAAGGTTGCCGTGTCATCACTCCGTATCTGCGTGGCTTCGGCCAAACACGCTTTGTAAATAAAGACACACCGCGTTCAGGACAGCAGGCGGCCCTTGCTCATGACCTGCTTGCGTTGATGGATGTGCTGTCGATCGGACAGGCTACACTGGCAGGCTATGACTGGGGCGGCCGGGCAGCCTGTATAGTCGCCGCTCTACGACCCGAGCGGGTCAAGGGACTGGTATCGTGTTGCGGTTACAATATCCATAATATACCGGATTCCGTGCATCCCGAGCCCCCGGAAAATGAGTATCGATACTGGTACCAGTATTATTTTCATGGTGAACGCGGACGTGCAGGACTTGAGCGGAACCGCTATGAATTCTGCCGACTGCTCTGGCGGCTCTGGTCTCCGCACTGGCATTTCAGTGAAAATGTATATCAACAAACGGCTGACTCATTCCACAATCCCGATTTTGTCGAAGTGGTCATTCATTCCTACCGGCACCGTTTCGGATTGGCGGACGGAGATCCGGCGCTGGAAAAGACGGAGCGGCAATTAACACATCAGCCACAAATCCCGGTGCCCGCAATTGTGCTCCACGGCGAAGCCGACGGCGTCATAGCCGTTGAAGCCTCTGCAAACCACGGGCAGTTTTTTACAAATACATATGAGCGTAGAATACTGCCATCGGCAGGACACAATGTGCCGCAGGAAAATCCAAATGATTTTGCAGAAGCCGTGCTGTCCTTTTATTAA
- a CDS encoding zinc ribbon domain-containing protein, translating into MALIKCRECNREVSDLALSCPQCGYPLRQKTLTRPEGKIQLQSILSMGLIALGLIWGIVGFIGIDQQSPSIIPLLIVCAGFLWNVINRFRLWRLHR; encoded by the coding sequence ATGGCACTCATTAAATGCAGGGAATGCAACAGGGAAGTCTCGGATCTGGCTTTGTCTTGCCCTCAATGCGGCTATCCTCTCAGGCAAAAAACTCTAACAAGGCCGGAAGGAAAAATACAGCTGCAGTCGATTTTATCGATGGGGCTGATCGCACTTGGGCTTATCTGGGGAATCGTGGGTTTTATCGGCATAGATCAGCAGAGTCCCTCCATAATTCCTTTACTCATTGTTTGTGCAGGATTCCTCTGGAATGTGATCAATCGATTCCGCCTTTGGCGGCTCCACCGATAG
- a CDS encoding PRC-barrel domain-containing protein, which translates to MKTLTTAFVTIVAALVLVGQPYAADDKMTSDATQQAGAVQALSVEDLKDMEVVSQNGEEIGTIRDVKIDIQSGRIQYVTVSRGGGFLGFGGRTFAAPLAVFQIDDQQAILMVDESRLENAPRQADVSDENFESELQSHYGLAPAWRQDTQTETDSDTTQSTEPDQGEAAP; encoded by the coding sequence ATGAAAACGTTAACAACCGCCTTTGTCACAATTGTGGCAGCGCTGGTATTAGTAGGTCAACCCTATGCAGCCGACGATAAAATGACCTCCGATGCAACTCAGCAGGCAGGCGCAGTCCAGGCACTGTCTGTCGAGGATCTTAAGGACATGGAGGTCGTCTCGCAAAATGGAGAAGAGATTGGTACAATCAGAGACGTCAAGATCGATATACAGTCAGGTAGAATACAATATGTCACTGTTTCCCGGGGAGGTGGTTTTCTTGGTTTTGGAGGCCGAACCTTCGCCGCCCCACTCGCGGTATTTCAGATAGACGATCAACAGGCTATTCTCATGGTTGATGAGAGCAGGCTTGAGAACGCTCCCAGACAGGCAGATGTTTCGGATGAAAACTTCGAAAGCGAACTGCAAAGCCATTATGGTCTGGCTCCGGCGTGGCGCCAGGATACTCAAACCGAGACCGACTCCGACACCACACAATCGACAGAACCGGATCAAGGTGAGGCCGCTCCCTGA